The following coding sequences are from one Microbacterium sp. SORGH_AS_0969 window:
- a CDS encoding heavy-metal-associated domain-containing protein, translated as MATQRIELGLTASTPSGGGCGDGCGCGHTIAAAAPTPSASEDLYDSELRVEGMTCAHCVRAVTEELDALDGVEVASIDLNVGGVSIVRIRSNGTAGDDELAAAIDEAGYTLVR; from the coding sequence ATGGCCACGCAGCGCATCGAACTCGGACTGACCGCCTCGACGCCCTCCGGCGGAGGATGCGGCGACGGTTGCGGGTGCGGCCACACCATCGCGGCTGCCGCCCCCACCCCCTCGGCGAGCGAGGACCTCTACGACAGCGAGCTCCGCGTCGAAGGCATGACGTGCGCTCACTGCGTCCGCGCCGTGACCGAAGAGCTGGACGCCCTCGACGGCGTCGAGGTCGCGAGCATCGACCTGAACGTCGGGGGCGTATCCATCGTCCGCATCCGCTCGAACGGCACCGCCGGCGATGACGAGCTGGCGGCGGCGATCGACGAAGCCGGTTACACGCTCGTGCGCTGA
- the cydD gene encoding thiol reductant ABC exporter subunit CydD: protein MRSSSPRWPGFGPRWLAGRNTASLATTAGHGLEALDAYFGRYLPQLVATAITMPILIGAIALADPLSGLIVVLTIPLIPIFMVLIGLATRAVQQKQYRTLGRLAARFADTVEGLGTLKAFGRQHRAADTIETVTRDYKRETMTVLRVSFLSGFALEFLASISVAIIAVTIGFRLLAGDLSLLVGLFVLLLAPEAYLPLRQVGVQFHAASEGVAATGEIFDALDAARKTPAPDAETSATGSTVALREVRVHRGVHRMPTVSLSVGPGEIVLVTGPSGVGKSSLIAALLGYAEHDGEVRVGGEAVSHARAVVAWAGQRPGLVSGTVGENVALGSTLDAVAVARALADAAADIDPATPLGAGGSGLSGGQAQRVAVARALYRSRIAGAPVLVLDEPSSALDATTEAHLWTTLRREADAGRGVLLVSHRPSARWIADRVVELRPAAPEPAREVLEPARKVPEPVEGTEGFDELSHLRPDTDVAPALEPAREVPEPAREVPEPVEGTEGFDELSHPPPRHRRRPGPRPRTRGP, encoded by the coding sequence GTGAGAAGCTCGTCGCCGCGGTGGCCCGGCTTCGGCCCCCGGTGGCTGGCCGGGCGCAACACCGCGTCGCTCGCGACCACCGCGGGGCACGGCCTCGAGGCGCTCGACGCCTACTTCGGGCGTTATCTTCCGCAGCTCGTCGCGACCGCGATCACGATGCCGATCCTCATCGGGGCGATCGCCCTGGCCGATCCGCTCTCGGGCCTCATCGTGGTCCTCACGATCCCGCTCATCCCGATCTTCATGGTGCTGATCGGACTGGCGACCCGTGCCGTGCAGCAGAAGCAGTACCGCACGCTCGGGAGGCTCGCCGCACGCTTCGCCGACACGGTCGAGGGCCTCGGCACGCTCAAGGCGTTCGGGCGTCAGCACCGTGCCGCCGACACGATCGAGACCGTCACGCGCGACTACAAGCGCGAGACGATGACGGTGCTGCGCGTGTCGTTCCTCTCGGGCTTCGCCCTCGAGTTCTTGGCATCCATCTCCGTCGCGATCATCGCCGTGACGATCGGCTTCCGGCTCCTCGCGGGCGACCTCTCGCTGCTCGTCGGCCTGTTCGTGCTGCTGCTCGCGCCCGAGGCCTACCTTCCGCTGCGCCAGGTCGGCGTGCAGTTCCACGCGGCGTCGGAGGGGGTCGCGGCCACGGGCGAGATCTTCGACGCCCTCGATGCCGCCCGGAAGACCCCCGCCCCGGATGCCGAGACCTCGGCGACCGGGTCGACGGTGGCGCTGCGCGAGGTGCGTGTGCACCGCGGAGTGCACCGGATGCCGACGGTGTCGCTGTCGGTGGGACCGGGCGAGATCGTGCTCGTGACCGGCCCGAGCGGAGTCGGGAAGTCGTCGCTGATCGCCGCGCTGCTCGGGTACGCCGAGCATGACGGCGAGGTGCGCGTGGGTGGCGAGGCCGTCTCCCACGCGCGCGCCGTGGTCGCGTGGGCGGGACAGCGGCCCGGACTCGTGTCGGGCACGGTCGGCGAGAACGTCGCGCTCGGGTCGACCCTCGATGCCGTCGCCGTAGCGCGAGCGCTGGCCGACGCGGCCGCCGACATCGATCCGGCGACGCCGCTCGGCGCGGGCGGATCGGGCCTCTCCGGTGGGCAGGCGCAGCGGGTCGCCGTGGCCCGAGCGCTGTATCGCTCACGCATCGCCGGTGCGCCGGTGCTCGTGCTCGACGAGCCCTCGAGCGCCCTGGATGCCACGACCGAAGCGCACCTGTGGACGACCCTGCGCCGTGAGGCCGACGCCGGTCGCGGGGTGCTGCTCGTGTCGCACCGCCCGTCCGCGCGGTGGATCGCGGATCGCGTGGTCGAGCTGCGTCCCGCTGCCCCCGAGCCCGCACGCGAGGTCCTCGAGCCCGCACGCAAGGTCCCTGAGCCCGTCGAAGGGACCGAAGGCTTCGACGAGCTCAGCCACCTCCGCCCCGACACCGACGTCGCCCCGGCCCTCGAGCCCGCACGCGAGGTCCCTGAGCCCGCACGCGAGGTCCCTGAGCCTGTCGAAGGGACCGAAGGCTTCGACGAGCTCAGCCACCCTCCGCCCCGACACCGACGTCGCCCCGGCCCTCGACCCCGCACGCGAGGTCCCTGA
- a CDS encoding metal-sensitive transcriptional regulator, whose translation MHGYVGHKDDLLKRLRRAEGQVRGIARMVDDDQYCIDILTQVSAATKALETVALSLLDDHLSHCVAEAAAQGGPVAEEKLREANQAIARLVRS comes from the coding sequence ATGCACGGATACGTGGGCCACAAGGACGACCTGCTCAAGCGTCTGCGTCGCGCGGAGGGCCAGGTGCGCGGCATCGCGCGCATGGTCGACGACGACCAGTACTGCATCGACATCCTGACCCAGGTGTCCGCCGCGACGAAGGCGCTCGAGACCGTCGCCCTCTCGCTCCTCGACGATCACCTGTCGCACTGCGTGGCCGAGGCGGCGGCGCAGGGCGGTCCCGTCGCCGAAGAGAAGCTCAGAGAAGCCAACCAGGCGATCGCCCGCCTGGTCCGTTCGTGA
- a CDS encoding ABC transporter ATP-binding protein: protein MTHAERPPVIDLREVTRSFPGTPEVHALRAVDLRVDEGDYLSIVGPSGSGKSTMLNILGLLDRPTIGEYVLAGTPTRNLGEDERAAVRARSLGFVFQAFHLMPRRTVLENVMMPMLYSGTPRAEREPRAREALHRVGLDHRLDFRPGVLSGGERQRVAVARAVVTRPRVLLADEPTGNLDRTTTLEIMELFEELHADGLTLVLITHDAHVAERAHRTVRIADGRVDEVA from the coding sequence GTGACGCACGCTGAGCGCCCGCCGGTGATCGATCTGCGGGAGGTCACGCGCTCGTTCCCCGGCACCCCCGAGGTTCACGCGCTCCGGGCCGTCGACCTCCGTGTCGATGAGGGCGACTACCTGTCGATCGTCGGTCCGAGCGGATCGGGGAAGTCCACGATGCTCAACATCCTCGGCCTGCTCGATCGGCCGACGATCGGCGAATACGTCCTCGCGGGCACTCCCACGAGGAACCTCGGCGAAGACGAGCGCGCGGCCGTGCGTGCCCGCTCCCTCGGCTTCGTGTTCCAGGCGTTTCATCTGATGCCGCGTCGCACGGTCCTCGAGAACGTCATGATGCCGATGCTGTACAGCGGCACGCCACGGGCGGAACGGGAGCCGCGGGCGAGGGAAGCCCTGCACCGTGTGGGACTGGATCATCGGTTGGACTTCCGGCCGGGGGTGCTCTCCGGCGGCGAACGTCAGCGCGTGGCCGTCGCCCGAGCTGTCGTCACACGCCCGCGCGTTCTGCTGGCCGACGAACCGACGGGGAACCTCGACCGCACGACGACACTCGAGATCATGGAGCTCTTCGAGGAACTTCACGCGGACGGGCTCACGCTCGTGCTCATCACGCACGATGCGCACGTGGCCGAGCGAGCGCACCGGACCGTCCGGATCGCCGACGGACGAGTGGACGAAGTGGCATGA
- the cydB gene encoding cytochrome d ubiquinol oxidase subunit II, with translation MDLAYLWFWIVGFLFIGYFVLDGFDFGVGMSLPFLGKDDIARRQIINTIGPVWDLNETWVIVAGAALFASFPEWYATLFSGFYLPLLLILLALIARGVSFEYRHQRESLKWKRGFDRMIVIGSAVPAFLWGVAFANIVQGVPLDADHEYVGTLFTLLNPYGILGGLVTLLLFFTHGVYFVALKTDGQVRTDARKLARTSGLATIVAAALFLVWTIVQAANNQAPLLLGVVALSGIAALALIGSWVANLRDREGTAFTLGAITIVTAVAALFFALFPNVMPSTLEAGSGLTIENASSTDYTLTIMSWAALIFLPLVLAYQGWTYWVFRKRVTRARIEKAALVAH, from the coding sequence ATGGATCTCGCCTACCTCTGGTTCTGGATCGTCGGATTCCTCTTCATCGGCTACTTCGTGCTCGACGGGTTCGACTTCGGTGTCGGGATGTCACTGCCGTTCCTCGGCAAGGACGACATCGCGCGCCGCCAGATCATCAACACCATCGGCCCCGTCTGGGACCTCAACGAGACGTGGGTCATCGTCGCGGGAGCGGCGCTGTTCGCCTCGTTCCCCGAGTGGTACGCCACCCTCTTCAGCGGGTTCTACCTGCCGCTGCTGCTGATCCTGCTGGCGCTGATCGCACGCGGAGTCTCGTTCGAGTACCGTCACCAGCGCGAGTCGCTGAAGTGGAAGCGCGGCTTCGACCGGATGATCGTGATCGGCTCCGCCGTCCCCGCGTTCCTGTGGGGAGTCGCGTTCGCGAACATCGTGCAGGGCGTGCCTCTGGATGCCGATCACGAGTACGTGGGCACCCTGTTCACGCTGCTCAACCCTTACGGCATCCTGGGTGGCCTGGTGACTCTGCTGCTCTTCTTCACCCACGGCGTGTACTTCGTGGCGCTGAAGACGGACGGGCAGGTGCGGACGGATGCGCGGAAACTCGCCCGGACCTCGGGCCTCGCGACCATCGTGGCCGCAGCCCTGTTCCTGGTCTGGACGATCGTCCAGGCGGCGAACAATCAGGCGCCGCTCCTGCTGGGGGTCGTCGCGTTGTCCGGCATCGCCGCGCTGGCCCTGATCGGCTCGTGGGTGGCCAACCTTCGCGACCGCGAGGGCACCGCCTTCACGCTCGGCGCGATCACGATCGTCACGGCGGTGGCGGCCCTGTTCTTCGCGCTCTTCCCGAACGTGATGCCCTCGACGCTCGAGGCGGGCTCGGGCCTGACGATCGAGAACGCGTCCAGCACCGACTACACGCTGACGATCATGAGCTGGGCGGCGCTGATCTTCCTGCCGCTGGTGCTCGCGTACCAGGGGTGGACGTACTGGGTGTTCCGCAAGCGCGTCACGCGCGCCCGCATCGAGAAGGCCGCCCTCGTCGCGCACTGA
- a CDS encoding PadR family transcriptional regulator: MSVRQSLLAILDQGACYGSQLRAEYTRRTGAAVNVGQVYTTLERLERDGLVDNRGVDDDGRVLWSVTPAGRAEARAWLRAATVADGRDEVALRIALAVTLPDADVPGILAAQRAGVRAALAEEATQGDGADATGTAIVAAARRARLEAELRWLDEVEVLAAGATGLAISDERPRRGRPARAAL, translated from the coding sequence ATGTCGGTGCGTCAGAGCCTGCTCGCGATCCTCGATCAGGGCGCCTGCTACGGCTCCCAGCTTCGCGCCGAGTACACCCGTCGGACCGGGGCGGCGGTGAACGTCGGGCAGGTCTACACGACGCTCGAGCGGCTCGAACGCGACGGCCTGGTCGACAACCGCGGAGTCGACGACGACGGGCGGGTCCTCTGGAGCGTCACGCCGGCGGGGCGCGCGGAGGCGCGCGCGTGGCTGAGAGCGGCGACCGTTGCCGACGGACGCGACGAGGTGGCCCTGCGCATCGCGCTGGCGGTCACCCTTCCGGACGCCGACGTCCCCGGCATCCTGGCTGCTCAGCGCGCCGGTGTGCGGGCTGCCCTCGCGGAAGAGGCGACTCAGGGCGACGGAGCGGATGCCACCGGGACGGCGATCGTCGCCGCGGCCCGGCGCGCTCGTCTCGAGGCTGAACTGCGCTGGCTCGATGAGGTGGAGGTGCTCGCGGCCGGGGCGACCGGCCTCGCGATCTCGGACGAGCGTCCCCGTCGCGGTCGCCCGGCGCGGGCGGCGCTGTGA
- a CDS encoding cytochrome ubiquinol oxidase subunit I — protein MEWLDPLALARWQFGLTTLYHFLFVPLTLGMSLVVAIFQTVWYRTGDVKWLHLTRFFGKIFLINFAMGVVTGIVQEFQFGMNWSAYSRFVGDVFGAPLAFEGLLAFFLEATFIGLWIFGWDKLPRLAHLASIWMATLGATFSAYFIIAANAFMQNPVGYQMAADGHRAELVDFWAMLTNPVALAAFPHTIFSGWMFAAMIVASISAWHLARGRNVEMMRTTLRFGLWSAIVSFVLVAVAGDQLSLVMVATQPMKMAAAEATFNTVCGQDASFSIFTLGTPDGTSELFSIRVPFLLSILSTHSLDGCVEGINDLNTLYSQQMFPQFADQVDGNFAPVLWVTYWAFRWMIALGGLTALISAVGLWVTRKKATRPVKQWMWRVAIWAAPLPMIASLVGWVFTEMGRQPWIVFGLMLTQDGVSPSVPGWSVLVSLIAFTLTYASLAVVEFGLIKKYAQKGPDPLPDPNAAREPDTVENTPTTVY, from the coding sequence GTGGAGTGGCTCGACCCCCTCGCTCTCGCCCGCTGGCAGTTCGGGTTGACGACCCTGTACCACTTCCTCTTCGTGCCTCTGACACTGGGGATGTCGCTCGTCGTCGCGATCTTCCAGACCGTCTGGTACCGCACCGGAGACGTGAAGTGGCTGCACCTCACCCGGTTCTTCGGGAAGATCTTCCTCATCAACTTCGCCATGGGCGTCGTCACCGGCATCGTCCAGGAGTTCCAGTTCGGCATGAACTGGTCGGCGTACTCCCGCTTCGTGGGCGATGTCTTCGGCGCACCGCTCGCCTTCGAGGGGCTCCTCGCCTTCTTCCTCGAAGCCACCTTCATCGGCCTGTGGATCTTCGGCTGGGACAAGCTCCCTCGCCTCGCTCACCTCGCGAGCATCTGGATGGCGACCCTCGGGGCCACGTTCTCGGCCTACTTCATCATCGCCGCCAACGCGTTCATGCAGAACCCGGTCGGCTACCAGATGGCCGCCGACGGCCACCGCGCCGAACTCGTCGACTTCTGGGCGATGCTCACCAACCCCGTGGCGCTCGCGGCCTTCCCGCACACGATCTTCTCGGGCTGGATGTTCGCGGCGATGATCGTGGCCTCGATCTCCGCCTGGCACCTCGCTCGCGGTCGCAACGTCGAGATGATGCGCACGACCCTCCGATTCGGGCTGTGGTCGGCGATCGTGTCCTTCGTGCTCGTGGCTGTCGCCGGTGACCAGCTCAGCCTGGTGATGGTCGCGACCCAGCCGATGAAGATGGCGGCGGCGGAGGCGACCTTCAACACCGTCTGCGGACAGGATGCCTCGTTCTCGATCTTCACGTTGGGCACCCCCGACGGCACGAGCGAGCTGTTCTCGATCCGCGTGCCCTTCCTCCTCAGCATCCTGTCGACGCACTCCCTCGACGGCTGCGTCGAAGGCATCAACGACCTGAACACGCTGTACAGCCAGCAGATGTTCCCGCAGTTCGCCGACCAGGTGGACGGGAACTTCGCGCCCGTGCTGTGGGTCACCTACTGGGCCTTCCGCTGGATGATCGCGCTCGGCGGCCTGACCGCCCTCATCAGCGCGGTCGGTCTGTGGGTCACGCGCAAGAAGGCGACCCGCCCCGTGAAGCAGTGGATGTGGCGCGTGGCGATCTGGGCCGCTCCCCTGCCGATGATCGCGAGCCTCGTCGGCTGGGTCTTCACCGAGATGGGCCGCCAGCCGTGGATCGTCTTCGGCCTGATGCTCACGCAGGACGGCGTCTCCCCCAGCGTCCCGGGATGGAGCGTGCTCGTCTCGCTCATCGCCTTCACCCTCACCTACGCGAGCCTCGCGGTGGTCGAATTCGGACTCATCAAGAAGTACGCGCAGAAGGGACCGGACCCACTGCCGGATCCGAACGCGGCGCGGGAGCCCGACACCGTCGAGAACACCCCGACCACCGTCTACTGA
- a CDS encoding ABC transporter permease, which translates to MRRLLTRFARRRRHRVDDDVPRADRFGFLDLLTEATSDIGTRPGRLSMTVAGTVLGIAALVATIGFSQTATDQIARQFDAASATQIVVTPAKTSSQGGTSVATARLPWDAPERVERLAGVEAAALSTKVDLGTGTISAVSVDDPSAPTILSPALFAASAGVLDMVGGHLVAGRSFDDGHDRRGDRVALLGASAAAKLGVDRIDTQPSIFIDGVAYAVIGIFDGVDTAGELLDAAVVPNGAARRDFGVRAPGDLRARIAVGAGPQLRDQVPLTLSPDAPETIVVGAPPGTSELSTGVQSDVGFVFVLLGVIVLLAGGLGIANVTMMSVMERVTEIGLRRALGATRRQIAGQFVIESIVIGTLGGLIGSSLGVFAVVGVSVAQQWTPVLDPLVAVGGALLGAVVGLVAGGIPARRAARIEPVDALRGS; encoded by the coding sequence ATGAGGCGCCTCCTCACCCGGTTCGCGCGACGACGGCGGCATCGGGTCGACGACGATGTGCCTCGCGCCGACCGATTCGGGTTCCTCGATCTCCTGACCGAGGCGACGAGCGACATCGGCACCCGCCCCGGTCGCCTGTCGATGACGGTGGCGGGCACCGTCCTCGGGATCGCCGCCCTCGTCGCGACCATCGGCTTCTCCCAGACGGCGACGGACCAGATCGCCCGCCAGTTCGACGCCGCCTCCGCCACGCAGATCGTCGTGACCCCCGCCAAGACCTCGTCGCAGGGCGGGACCTCCGTTGCCACGGCCCGGCTCCCGTGGGACGCCCCCGAGCGCGTCGAGCGGCTCGCCGGTGTCGAGGCGGCCGCGCTGTCGACCAAGGTGGATCTCGGCACGGGGACGATCAGCGCGGTGTCGGTCGACGACCCGTCCGCGCCCACGATCCTCTCTCCCGCTCTGTTCGCGGCATCCGCGGGGGTGCTCGACATGGTCGGCGGGCACCTCGTCGCGGGGCGTTCCTTCGATGACGGGCACGATCGACGGGGCGACCGTGTCGCGCTCCTCGGGGCGAGCGCGGCGGCGAAACTCGGCGTCGACCGCATCGACACCCAGCCGTCGATCTTCATCGACGGTGTCGCGTACGCCGTCATCGGAATCTTCGACGGCGTCGACACGGCGGGTGAGCTGCTCGACGCCGCCGTGGTCCCGAACGGCGCCGCTCGGCGGGACTTCGGTGTGCGGGCGCCGGGAGACCTTCGGGCGCGGATCGCGGTCGGCGCCGGCCCTCAGCTGCGCGACCAGGTTCCCCTCACGCTCTCACCCGACGCCCCCGAGACCATCGTCGTGGGCGCGCCGCCGGGGACATCGGAGCTCAGCACGGGCGTGCAGTCCGATGTGGGGTTCGTCTTCGTCCTGCTGGGCGTGATCGTCCTGCTGGCCGGCGGGCTGGGGATCGCGAACGTCACGATGATGTCGGTGATGGAACGCGTGACCGAGATCGGTCTGCGCCGCGCGCTCGGCGCGACGCGGAGGCAGATCGCGGGCCAGTTCGTCATCGAGTCGATCGTGATCGGCACGCTCGGGGGGTTGATCGGCTCCTCGCTCGGCGTCTTCGCGGTCGTCGGCGTCAGTGTCGCGCAGCAGTGGACTCCCGTCCTCGACCCGCTCGTCGCGGTCGGAGGCGCGCTGCTCGGCGCTGTCGTGGGGCTCGTCGCCGGCGGTATCCCGGCCCGCCGCGCCGCACGGATCGAACCGGTCGACGCGCTCCGGGGTTCGTGA